The Lycium barbarum isolate Lr01 chromosome 9, ASM1917538v2, whole genome shotgun sequence genome has a segment encoding these proteins:
- the LOC132611328 gene encoding gibberellin 2-beta-dioxygenase-like: protein MVVSSQPILQNSSHTFKTCNIPVIDMLDPQAKFSITKACQEFGFFKVVNHGVPNETMTNLEGDAVKFFNLPQCEKDKAGPANPFGYGNKRIGSNGDVGWVEYLLFTTNSEIVSEKSVSIPGNSQLFWSALNEYVTAVRNMACLVLEKIADGLTIEPKNVLSRVLRDQKSDSCFRLNHYPPCTELEALNGGNLIGFGEHTDPQVISVIRSNNTTGLQISLRDGTWVSVPPDQYSFFIIVGDSLQVMTNGRFRSVRHRVLANSMKARLSMIYFGGPPLSEKIAPLSSLMEEGEERLYKEFTWHEYKASAYKTKLGDDRLGLFEKKIKIRHGQK from the exons ATGGTGGTTTCATCTCAACCAATTCTCCAAAACTCTTCTCATACATTTAAAACATGCAATATTCCAGTGATTGACATGTTAGACCCTCAAGCTAAATTCTCTATTACAAAAGCTTGTCAAGAATTTGGATTTTTTAAGGTTGTGAATCATGGTGTTCCCAATGAAACAATGACAAATTTAGAAGGTGATGCTGTCAAATTCTTTAATTTACCACAGTGTGAGAAGGACAAAGCTGGTCCTGCTAATCCTTTTGGTTATGGTAATAAAAGAATTGGATCAAATGGTGATGTCGGTTGGGTTGAATATCTTCTATTTACTACAAACTCGGAAATTGTTTCAGAAAAATCCGTCAGCATTCCTGGAAATTCTCAGCTTTTCTG GTCTGCTCTCAATGAATATGTCACAGCAGTTAGAAATATGGCATGCCTTGTGCTGGAAAAAATAGCAGATGGTTTGACAATTGAGCCAAAAAATGTGTTGAGTAGGGTATTAAGGGATCAAAAGAGTGATTCTTGTTTTAGGCTAAACCACTATCCACCATGCACAGAACTTGAAGCATTGAATGGTGGAAATTTAATTGGTTTTGGTGAACATACCGACCCTCAAGTAATATCTGTTATTAGGTCTAATAACACTACTGGTCTTCAAATCTCCCTCAGAGATGGTACATGGGTCTCAGTCCCACCTGATCAGTACTCCTTTTTCATCATTGTTGGTGATTCCCTGCAG GTAATGACTAATGGGAGATTTAGGAGTGTAAGGCATAGAGTCTTGGCAAACAGTATGAAGGCAAGGTTATCAATGATTTATTTTGGTGGACCCCCTTTAAGTGAAAAAATAGCACCCTTATCCTCTTTAATGGAGGAAGGAGAAGAACGTTTGTACAAGGAATTTACATGGCATGAATACAAGGCATCTGCCTACAAGACAAAGTTGGGTGATGATAGGCTGGGACTGTttgaaaagaaaattaaaatacgaCATGGTCAAAAATAG